One window of the Methanocaldococcus vulcanius M7 genome contains the following:
- a CDS encoding Rossmann-like domain-containing protein gives MVDVRGFLKDLVEKNRLLDEVVEIKISDTKLDTTRIKDYPLMSGKEILLRADFKGCYGDAFTDKPVEFKGTVRELLDKGSRAEVVATLNAVMRYLGLVDRTVHCSGDEPEKCAKELVKYLKELNPKKIGVVGLQPAFVKEIVDTFGAENVLVSDLNPENIGKIKYGVRIIHGKYNEEVIKNSDIVLATGSTIANGTFEEIWNLAKKYNKKIIFYGTTIAGISKILKVERFCKLGR, from the coding sequence ATGGTTGATGTTAGAGGGTTTTTAAAAGATCTTGTTGAAAAGAATAGGTTATTGGATGAGGTTGTGGAGATAAAGATTTCTGATACTAAGTTGGATACTACTCGAATTAAGGATTATCCTTTGATGAGTGGGAAGGAGATTTTGTTGAGGGCTGATTTTAAAGGATGTTATGGGGATGCCTTCACAGATAAACCCGTTGAATTTAAAGGAACTGTAAGGGAGCTTTTGGATAAAGGAAGTAGGGCAGAGGTTGTGGCAACGTTAAATGCAGTTATGAGGTATCTTGGGTTAGTGGATAGAACAGTCCACTGCTCGGGGGATGAGCCAGAGAAGTGTGCAAAAGAGTTGGTTAAATATTTAAAAGAATTAAATCCGAAGAAGATCGGGGTTGTTGGATTACAACCAGCATTTGTTAAAGAGATTGTAGATACCTTTGGAGCGGAAAATGTATTAGTAAGTGATTTAAATCCTGAAAATATTGGAAAAATAAAGTATGGAGTTAGAATAATCCACGGAAAATACAATGAAGAAGTAATAAAAAACTCAGATATTGTTTTAGCAACTGGCTCAACCATCGCAAACGGAACTTTCGAAGAAATCTGGAACCTCGCTAAAAAATACAACAAAAAAATAATATTCTACGGCACAACAATAGCAGGAATCTCCAAAATATTAAAAGTCGAAAGATTCTGCAAACTCGGGAGATAA
- a CDS encoding ABC transporter permease, producing MIQNNLKTISTIPLILFLAMIVCILISILENISIKNLFDALVSEEVRFSVALSVKCSIIAIILALLIGVPSGYALARYNFKGKEIIDSLINLPILLPPLVLGFGLLLFLGNNCTGQFINNILDLVFTQNGIILAQFVIATPFIIRTTRAVFESIDVKYEYVAQSLGLSRSESFLKITLPMAKSGILAGAILGWARAIGEFGATLMIAGATKMKTETLPIAIFLNVSIGNIDLALAIAVVHIIIAVLIISLMKFVINLNGERYG from the coding sequence ATGATTCAAAATAACTTGAAAACTATTTCAACCATCCCATTAATTTTGTTCTTAGCAATGATTGTTTGTATACTAATTTCCATACTTGAAAACATATCTATAAAAAATTTATTTGATGCATTAGTATCAGAAGAAGTTAGATTTTCGGTTGCTCTTAGTGTAAAATGTTCAATTATTGCAATAATCCTCGCTCTATTGATTGGTGTCCCATCTGGATATGCACTTGCAAGATACAACTTTAAAGGGAAGGAGATTATTGACAGCTTAATAAATCTTCCAATCTTGCTTCCACCTCTTGTGCTTGGGTTTGGATTGCTTTTATTTTTGGGAAATAATTGCACTGGACAATTTATTAACAATATACTTGATCTGGTATTCACTCAAAATGGTATAATACTCGCACAATTTGTAATAGCAACCCCGTTTATAATTAGAACAACAAGAGCTGTCTTTGAAAGTATAGATGTGAAATATGAGTATGTGGCTCAAAGTTTGGGTTTGAGTAGATCTGAAAGTTTTTTGAAGATAACTCTTCCAATGGCAAAAAGTGGGATACTTGCTGGAGCGATTCTTGGATGGGCAAGAGCTATCGGAGAATTTGGAGCAACGTTGATGATTGCAGGAGCCACAAAGATGAAGACAGAGACACTTCCAATAGCTATATTTTTAAATGTATCCATTGGAAACATAGATCTTGCACTTGCAATTGCAGTTGTGCATATTATTATTGCAGTATTGATCATATCGTTAATGAAATTTGTAATAAATCTAAATGGTGAACGTTATGGTTGA
- the modA gene encoding molybdate ABC transporter substrate-binding protein, producing the protein MNRKIASIFGLLVIITTILASGCTQKTETKEEVIHAYVGAGMQKPMDEIGKMFEKKYGIKLEYDYAGSGYLYSKILASNEGDIFMPGAYFYIGKLEKKGYILKYENFTKHIPVIVVQKGNPKNITCLEDLEKPGVKLALGDDDIAIGRTVKKILQKAENYNPGISEKINKNVVVRGATVKQVLMYVIEGDVDAAIVWRADAVENKDKVDIIPIDPKYNVIKTVPIAILKTTKNKENAEKFYNFVLTDGKNIFKKYGFEIIGN; encoded by the coding sequence ATGAACAGAAAAATAGCATCAATATTTGGGTTATTGGTAATAATAACAACAATTTTGGCTTCTGGATGCACACAAAAAACTGAAACTAAAGAAGAAGTAATACATGCCTATGTTGGAGCTGGAATGCAAAAGCCAATGGATGAAATTGGAAAGATGTTTGAAAAAAAGTATGGGATAAAATTGGAGTATGACTACGCAGGAAGCGGGTATCTCTATTCAAAAATCTTAGCATCAAACGAAGGAGATATATTCATGCCCGGAGCTTATTTCTACATTGGAAAACTTGAGAAAAAAGGATACATACTAAAATACGAAAATTTTACAAAACATATACCTGTGATTGTAGTCCAAAAAGGAAATCCAAAGAATATAACATGTCTTGAAGATTTGGAGAAGCCAGGAGTTAAATTAGCATTAGGGGATGACGACATAGCAATTGGAAGAACAGTTAAAAAGATTCTACAAAAAGCGGAAAACTACAATCCAGGAATCTCAGAAAAAATTAATAAGAATGTTGTTGTTAGAGGAGCTACCGTAAAACAGGTTTTAATGTATGTTATAGAAGGAGATGTTGATGCTGCGATAGTTTGGAGAGCTGATGCTGTTGAAAATAAAGATAAGGTAGATATTATCCCAATAGATCCAAAATACAATGTTATAAAGACAGTTCCAATAGCGATATTAAAAACTACAAAAAATAAAGAAAATGCAGAGAAATTTTACAACTTCGTTTTAACAGATGGAAAAAATATATTTAAAAAATATGGTTTTGAAATAATTGGGAACTAA
- a CDS encoding MBL fold metallo-hydrolase, whose protein sequence is MIKLLYEGEFVRKNNIIKKASSSITFIQTKSHNIIVDTSTKDKRELIIKELKKLNLEPKDIDVVINTHRHCNHVANNDLFCNAEIYSSAQECIVEYNGCKLYTSIDEIEEFTPIEKFQDDEITILKTPGHTYGSVSVVYGDYVIVGDAAPLRENIIEDILPPSIVDYRSAKGSLRRIKLLKKNVITGHDGIVYKEEFI, encoded by the coding sequence ATGATAAAACTTCTCTACGAGGGTGAATTTGTTAGAAAAAATAATATAATAAAAAAAGCATCGTCCTCAATAACTTTTATCCAAACAAAAAGTCATAATATAATAGTAGATACGTCAACAAAGGATAAAAGAGAGTTGATTATAAAAGAATTAAAAAAATTAAACTTAGAACCAAAAGATATTGATGTAGTTATAAATACCCATAGACATTGTAATCATGTAGCAAATAATGATTTATTTTGTAATGCTGAGATATACTCCTCTGCACAAGAATGCATTGTTGAGTATAATGGCTGTAAGCTATATACTAGTATAGACGAAATTGAGGAATTTACTCCAATTGAAAAATTTCAAGATGATGAAATAACGATATTAAAAACTCCAGGGCATACGTATGGTTCTGTTTCAGTTGTATATGGGGATTATGTTATTGTTGGGGATGCCGCCCCACTAAGAGAGAATATCATAGAGGATATTCTACCTCCCAGTATAGTTGATTATAGATCTGCAAAAGGAAGTTTGAGAAGAATAAAATTATTAAAAAAGAATGTTATAACTGGACACGATGGGATTGTTTATAAAGAAGAGTTTATTTAG
- the nifH gene encoding nitrogenase iron protein produces MSVYDEIAPNAKKVAIYGKGGIGKSTTTQNTAAALAYYYNLKGMIHGCDPKADSTRMILHGKPQETVMDVLREEGEEGVTLEKVRKVGFGGILCVESGGPEPGVGCAGRGVITAVNMMIELGGYPDDLDFLFFDVLGDVVCGGFAMPLRDGLAKEIYIVSSGEMMALYAANNIARGILKYAEQSGVRLGGIICNSRKVDGEKELMEEFCEMLGTKLIHFIPRDNIVQKAEFNKMTVVEFAPDHPQAHEYKKLGKKIMDNDELVVPTPLSMDQLEKLVEKYGLLD; encoded by the coding sequence ATGAGTGTTTATGATGAGATTGCTCCAAATGCAAAGAAAGTTGCTATTTATGGAAAAGGAGGAATTGGTAAATCAACCACAACTCAAAATACTGCTGCTGCGTTGGCATACTACTACAATTTAAAAGGAATGATCCACGGATGTGATCCAAAAGCCGATTCAACGAGAATGATTTTACACGGTAAACCACAAGAGACGGTTATGGATGTGTTAAGGGAAGAAGGGGAGGAAGGAGTTACGTTGGAAAAAGTCAGAAAAGTTGGATTTGGAGGAATTTTATGCGTAGAAAGTGGAGGGCCTGAGCCAGGAGTTGGCTGTGCTGGAAGAGGAGTTATAACCGCAGTTAATATGATGATCGAACTTGGAGGGTATCCTGATGATTTGGATTTTCTGTTCTTTGATGTATTGGGGGATGTTGTATGTGGAGGATTCGCAATGCCACTAAGAGATGGGCTGGCAAAAGAGATCTATATTGTCTCTTCGGGAGAGATGATGGCTCTCTATGCAGCTAACAACATTGCGAGAGGTATCTTAAAATATGCTGAGCAATCAGGTGTTAGGTTGGGAGGAATTATCTGTAATTCAAGAAAAGTTGATGGAGAAAAAGAGTTGATGGAAGAGTTTTGCGAAATGCTGGGAACCAAGTTAATACACTTTATTCCCAGAGACAATATTGTCCAAAAAGCTGAGTTTAATAAGATGACAGTTGTTGAATTCGCTCCAGATCATCCCCAAGCACATGAATACAAAAAATTGGGGAAAAAAATTATGGATAATGATGAACTGGTGGTTCCAACTCCACTTTCAATGGATCAACTGGAAAAACTCGTTGAAAAGTATGGATTGCTTGATTAA
- a CDS encoding P-II family nitrogen regulator, which yields MKLIKAIIRPEKVDDVINALENAGYPSFTKIDVVGRGKQGGLKIGEIFYDELPKTMLLIGVNDDEVDEVVEIIKINAHTGNFGDGKIFIQPIEEAYTIRTGSREL from the coding sequence TTGAAATTAATAAAAGCAATTATAAGGCCAGAAAAAGTGGATGATGTAATTAACGCATTGGAAAATGCTGGTTATCCATCTTTCACTAAGATTGATGTTGTAGGAAGGGGGAAACAGGGTGGATTAAAGATTGGAGAAATATTCTATGACGAACTTCCAAAAACGATGCTATTAATTGGCGTTAATGACGATGAAGTGGATGAGGTCGTGGAGATCATAAAGATCAACGCCCATACAGGAAATTTTGGAGATGGAAAGATCTTTATTCAGCCAATTGAAGAAGCTTACACGATTAGAACAGGATCTCGAGAGTTGTAG
- a CDS encoding P-II family nitrogen regulator: MKEILAIIRPNMVAKTGKALEAVGFPAMTVISCFGRGKERGYIDAKLPEDVDKEKILKEGEKLGMRMKYIPKRMISIVVDDTDVPLVVGIIMKINKTGKPGDGKIFVMPIDEAIRIRTGEFGIEAIGN, from the coding sequence ATGAAAGAAATCTTAGCAATTATTAGGCCTAACATGGTAGCAAAGACAGGAAAAGCACTTGAAGCTGTTGGATTTCCAGCAATGACGGTGATTAGTTGTTTTGGGAGAGGAAAAGAGAGGGGATATATTGATGCAAAACTTCCCGAAGATGTAGATAAAGAGAAAATCCTCAAAGAAGGAGAAAAGTTGGGAATGAGAATGAAATATATTCCAAAAAGAATGATCTCGATAGTTGTGGATGACACAGATGTCCCTCTCGTAGTGGGAATAATAATGAAGATAAATAAAACTGGAAAGCCAGGAGATGGAAAAATATTCGTTATGCCAATTGATGAGGCAATAAGAATAAGAACAGGAGAGTTTGGAATTGAAGCAATAGGAAACTAA
- a CDS encoding nitrogenase component I subunit alpha, giving the protein MPFVLLGCDKPIPERMKHTYIYDPEEEIIPACNIKTVPGDMTERGCTFAGGRGVVGGPIKDVIHMVHGPVGCAYYTWGTRRNLSDCELHRRYCFTTDMQEADVVYGGEKKLEKACLEAAAEFPEAKGIIIYATCTTGLIGDNLGAVAKKVEEKIGKPVFACNCPGYAGCSQSKGHHIFNTEFYRWLKKAREKFPEKCLKEEEKTPYDIAIVGEYNMDWDMAVIKPLFEKIGCRVVTVFTGNASFDDLFKLPDVKLCVVHCQRSANYIAEMIRDGFNIPRIWVSLFGIEQTAEALRKTAESLNIPMDRVEEVIKEEIESIKPQIEFYKSKLEGKTCLVYVGGPRTWHWVRAMKELGIKYVVACCTFAHEDDYEKLNKNFKKAGLKGVLVIDAPNELELEEAVEKYKPDFMLTGLKERYLFRKFGIPTINSHSYEQGPYAGFRGFVNFARDIYKAIYHPIWDIVKEGEKKFEGLKKCENI; this is encoded by the coding sequence ATGCCCTTTGTGTTATTGGGTTGCGATAAACCCATACCTGAAAGAATGAAGCATACTTACATTTACGATCCAGAGGAGGAGATAATCCCTGCCTGTAATATTAAAACGGTTCCGGGAGATATGACTGAAAGAGGTTGCACATTTGCAGGAGGTAGGGGAGTCGTTGGAGGGCCGATAAAAGATGTTATACATATGGTTCATGGCCCTGTAGGGTGTGCTTATTACACTTGGGGAACAAGAAGAAATCTATCTGATTGTGAGTTGCATAGAAGATACTGCTTTACAACAGACATGCAAGAGGCAGATGTTGTTTATGGGGGAGAGAAAAAACTTGAAAAAGCTTGTTTAGAGGCAGCCGCAGAATTTCCAGAAGCAAAGGGAATTATCATTTATGCAACATGCACAACGGGTTTGATCGGAGATAATTTGGGAGCAGTTGCAAAAAAAGTAGAAGAAAAAATAGGAAAACCTGTCTTTGCTTGCAACTGTCCGGGATATGCAGGTTGTTCTCAATCAAAAGGACACCACATATTTAACACAGAGTTTTACAGATGGCTAAAAAAAGCAAGGGAGAAATTTCCAGAAAAATGTTTAAAAGAAGAGGAAAAAACACCCTACGATATAGCAATAGTTGGAGAGTATAATATGGACTGGGACATGGCAGTTATAAAGCCGTTATTTGAAAAAATCGGGTGTAGGGTTGTAACTGTCTTTACTGGAAACGCTTCGTTTGATGATTTGTTTAAATTGCCAGATGTTAAGTTGTGTGTCGTTCACTGTCAGAGATCTGCCAACTATATTGCAGAGATGATTAGAGACGGATTTAATATACCAAGAATTTGGGTTTCATTATTTGGAATTGAACAGACAGCTGAGGCGTTAAGAAAAACAGCAGAATCATTAAATATACCAATGGATAGAGTTGAAGAAGTTATAAAAGAGGAAATTGAGTCAATAAAACCACAAATAGAGTTCTATAAATCAAAATTAGAAGGAAAAACCTGTCTTGTTTATGTTGGAGGGCCAAGAACATGGCACTGGGTTAGAGCGATGAAAGAACTTGGAATAAAATATGTCGTTGCATGTTGCACATTTGCTCATGAAGATGATTATGAAAAATTAAATAAAAACTTTAAAAAAGCGGGACTTAAAGGTGTTTTAGTTATCGATGCCCCTAACGAACTCGAATTAGAAGAAGCGGTTGAGAAATACAAACCCGACTTTATGCTTACTGGATTAAAAGAAAGATATTTATTCAGAAAATTTGGAATTCCGACAATCAACTCTCACAGCTATGAACAGGGACCATATGCAGGTTTTAGAGGATTCGTTAACTTTGCAAGAGATATTTATAAAGCAATTTATCATCCAATTTGGGATATTGTAAAAGAAGGAGAGAAAAAATTCGAAGGGCTTAAAAAATGCGAAAATATATAA
- a CDS encoding nitrogenase component 1 has product MAINYVEKQRAGTINPNKTCQPIGAMWATLGVHKGIPFVQGSQGCCTYVRYAFNRHFREPATIAVASFHEDAAVYGGMRNLVEGLRNLVARYDPELISVVTTCSSETIGDDIEAFIRAARKKIASEFGEEKAKLPIIPIHCPSYQASHVKGYDNAVKAFFQYFTSGKKRDEEKAKKIMIVPGFGVNPGDILEIKRILNMFGLKEGEDYSVLFDISETLYQPLRAPIREIPYYPSGGTKVEEFEDIINAKAIFILCKHAGGSGAVFLERRYKIPAYYGLPIGIKNTDDFIINIAKITGLEIPDKLLDERGKLVDAIVDTIHYTMDKKVGIFGDPDFVISVSRFVCEMGMKPTVVNTQTPSTTYKKAMEELANEYNIDIEVQYSDLWDFEKSVKKEEIDLLIGHPRGGVKIAEDMGIGLVRMGFPIYDRVGYFRWPIVGYMGSLRFFDEIVNTILDTQVPWDQKQQ; this is encoded by the coding sequence ATGGCTATAAATTATGTTGAAAAACAGAGAGCAGGGACTATAAACCCAAATAAAACATGTCAACCAATTGGGGCAATGTGGGCTACTTTGGGAGTACATAAAGGGATTCCATTTGTCCAGGGATCTCAGGGATGTTGCACATATGTAAGATACGCATTTAACAGACATTTTAGAGAACCTGCAACGATTGCAGTTGCTTCATTTCACGAAGATGCTGCTGTTTATGGAGGAATGAGAAATTTAGTGGAAGGTTTAAGAAATTTAGTAGCAAGATATGATCCTGAGTTAATTTCAGTTGTAACAACGTGTTCCTCTGAGACAATAGGAGATGATATAGAAGCATTTATTAGGGCAGCAAGAAAAAAGATTGCCTCAGAATTTGGGGAGGAAAAAGCAAAACTTCCAATAATTCCAATTCACTGCCCATCGTATCAAGCAAGCCACGTTAAAGGATATGATAACGCGGTTAAGGCATTCTTTCAGTATTTTACCTCTGGAAAGAAAAGAGACGAAGAAAAAGCTAAAAAAATAATGATAGTTCCAGGATTTGGTGTAAACCCGGGAGACATTTTAGAGATTAAGAGAATATTGAATATGTTTGGTTTAAAAGAAGGAGAGGATTATTCCGTTTTATTTGACATTAGTGAAACGCTTTATCAACCTCTCAGAGCACCAATTAGAGAAATTCCTTACTATCCAAGTGGTGGAACAAAAGTTGAGGAATTTGAAGATATAATAAATGCAAAAGCCATTTTCATCCTTTGTAAGCATGCAGGAGGAAGTGGAGCAGTATTTTTGGAGAGGAGATATAAAATTCCTGCTTATTATGGATTACCAATAGGAATTAAAAATACGGATGATTTTATTATAAATATTGCAAAGATCACCGGATTAGAGATTCCAGATAAGTTATTGGATGAAAGAGGAAAGTTGGTTGATGCAATAGTTGATACCATCCACTACACCATGGATAAAAAAGTTGGTATATTTGGAGATCCGGACTTTGTTATATCTGTTTCACGGTTTGTGTGTGAAATGGGAATGAAACCGACTGTTGTTAATACTCAAACTCCATCTACAACCTATAAAAAGGCAATGGAGGAGCTTGCAAATGAATATAACATAGATATTGAAGTCCAATACTCCGATCTGTGGGACTTTGAAAAATCAGTTAAAAAGGAGGAGATAGATCTTCTCATCGGGCATCCAAGAGGAGGAGTTAAAATAGCCGAAGATATGGGTATAGGATTGGTAAGAATGGGATTCCCAATATATGACAGAGTTGGTTATTTCAGATGGCCAATTGTTGGATATATGGGAAGTTTAAGGTTTTTTGATGAGATAGTTAATACAATATTAGACACGCAAGTTCCATGGGATCAAAAACAACAATAA
- a CDS encoding selenouridine synthase SelU-like subunit, translated as MIIFGLFGKTGCGKTEILQELKKKHPVIDIEEIARTRGSVLGDLYHLNMRDQEEFSKIINEEIERVKKIGYVVVEYEGRKIGGEKKLKIPDLLGDIKNYTYKILIDCPYECQIKRLISIYKPKNEEEKKILLNKFEILKNSFKKPEMIETVNKIIELIKEDNYYESAKLIEEKLYREHYLRNVRKINPDLVVYNENISESVKIIDSFIKEKLKLHNII; from the coding sequence ATGATTATATTTGGACTATTTGGAAAAACGGGATGCGGAAAAACAGAAATACTGCAGGAGTTAAAAAAGAAACACCCTGTTATAGATATTGAAGAAATCGCAAGAACACGAGGAAGTGTGCTTGGAGATCTTTATCACCTAAATATGAGAGATCAGGAGGAGTTTTCTAAAATAATAAACGAAGAAATCGAACGTGTCAAAAAAATCGGATATGTAGTTGTTGAATATGAAGGTAGAAAAATAGGAGGGGAGAAAAAACTAAAAATACCCGATCTTCTTGGAGACATTAAAAATTACACATACAAGATTCTTATCGACTGCCCATATGAATGTCAGATAAAGAGATTAATCTCTATCTACAAACCAAAAAATGAAGAAGAGAAAAAAATCCTTCTAAATAAATTCGAAATACTTAAAAATAGCTTTAAAAAGCCAGAAATGATCGAAACAGTAAACAAGATAATAGAACTAATAAAAGAAGATAACTACTATGAATCAGCGAAGTTAATAGAAGAAAAACTTTATAGAGAACACTATCTAAGAAATGTGAGAAAAATAAATCCTGATTTAGTTGTATACAATGAGAACATTTCAGAATCAGTAAAAATTATCGACTCCTTTATTAAAGAAAAATTAAAACTTCATAACATAATTTGA
- a CDS encoding selenouridine synthase SelU-like subunit, translating to MDEEILSRLINFTGDVVLCIVLNDGRKMITNGEKILAGKIEGDLASFILTSSRELIKDVKKNKTNKPVIKNFGEYSVYLELVDTEKYLKSIGGELTNTTITVKELLEIMNDENIILVDVRSPREFKEETIDGAINIPLFLDKEHELIGKIYKKEGKDKAIDIAIEIIENGLKRILNEAKNLDRKKTIVVFCARGGMRSQTMALILQLLGFKVKRLIGGYKAFKHISGKIMIKNKDNKKVIKKIKI from the coding sequence ATGGATGAAGAAATTTTATCTCGACTGATAAATTTTACAGGAGATGTTGTTTTATGTATTGTGTTGAATGATGGGAGAAAGATGATAACCAACGGAGAAAAAATATTAGCTGGAAAAATAGAAGGAGATCTCGCATCGTTTATACTTACCTCTTCAAGAGAACTCATCAAAGATGTGAAAAAAAATAAAACCAATAAGCCAGTAATAAAAAATTTTGGGGAGTATAGTGTTTATTTGGAGTTGGTAGATACTGAAAAATATTTAAAATCAATAGGGGGAGAGCTAACTAATACCACAATAACCGTTAAGGAATTGTTAGAAATTATGAATGATGAGAACATTATATTAGTTGATGTAAGAAGCCCAAGGGAATTTAAAGAAGAAACCATCGATGGAGCGATAAATATCCCTCTATTTTTGGATAAAGAGCATGAATTAATAGGAAAAATTTACAAAAAAGAAGGAAAAGATAAGGCAATTGATATAGCAATTGAAATAATCGAAAATGGGCTAAAAAGAATTTTAAATGAGGCAAAAAATCTTGATAGGAAAAAAACAATTGTCGTTTTTTGTGCAAGGGGTGGAATGAGGAGTCAAACAATGGCTTTAATTTTACAACTTCTTGGATTTAAAGTAAAACGGTTGATAGGGGGTTATAAGGCATTTAAGCATATATCGGGAAAAATAATGATAAAAAATAAAGATAATAAAAAAGTAATAAAAAAGATAAAAATATAA
- the pth2 gene encoding aminoacyl-tRNA hydrolase produces the protein MMKMVVVIRNDLGMGKGKMVAQGGHAIIEAFLDAKRKNSKIVEEWLRSGQKKVVVKVNSEKELLDVYNKARSEGLPCSIIRDAGHTQLEPGTLTAVAIGPEKDEKIDKITGNLKLL, from the coding sequence ATTATGAAGATGGTTGTTGTGATAAGAAACGATCTTGGAATGGGTAAGGGAAAGATGGTTGCTCAGGGTGGTCATGCAATAATAGAAGCATTTTTAGATGCTAAAAGGAAAAATTCAAAAATAGTTGAGGAATGGTTAAGAAGTGGACAGAAAAAGGTTGTAGTTAAGGTAAACTCAGAGAAAGAACTGTTAGACGTGTATAACAAAGCAAGGAGTGAAGGATTACCTTGTTCAATCATTAGAGATGCCGGACACACCCAATTAGAGCCCGGAACTTTAACTGCTGTTGCTATTGGCCCAGAAAAGGATGAAAAGATAGACAAAATAACTGGAAATTTAAAACTTCTTTAA
- the mfnA gene encoding tyrosine decarboxylase MfnA, with the protein MEEKGVDEKDILEELEKYRKMDLKYEDGKIFGSMCSNVLPITKKIVDMFLETNLGDPGLFKGTKILEEKAVSLLGSLMNGKNVYGHIVSGGTEANLMALRCIKNIWKEKKRKNLTKNENPKIVIPITAHFSFEKGRDMMDFDYIYAPIKDDYTIDIKFVKDTVEDEEIDGIVGIAGTTELGTIDNIEKLSNISKEHNIYLHVDAAFGGLVIPFLEEKYKRKNISYKFDFSLGVDSITIDPHKMGHCPIPCGGILFKNETYRSYLDVNAPYLTETKQATILGTRVGFGGACTYAVLKLLGREGQRKIVSKCMDNTLYLSKKLKENGFETVINPILNIVAIRDENYKETCKNLKDRGIYVSICNCVEALRVVIMPHIKKEHIDNFIEQLCEVKKN; encoded by the coding sequence ATGGAAGAAAAAGGAGTAGATGAGAAGGATATACTGGAAGAATTAGAGAAATATAGAAAGATGGATTTAAAGTATGAGGATGGAAAAATTTTTGGATCCATGTGTTCCAACGTATTGCCAATAACTAAAAAAATTGTAGATATGTTTTTAGAAACAAACTTAGGAGATCCTGGGTTATTTAAAGGAACTAAGATCTTAGAGGAAAAAGCAGTTTCACTTCTCGGATCACTAATGAACGGAAAAAATGTCTATGGTCATATAGTAAGTGGAGGAACGGAAGCTAATTTAATGGCATTGAGATGTATAAAGAATATTTGGAAAGAAAAAAAGAGAAAAAACCTAACAAAAAATGAAAATCCAAAAATTGTCATTCCAATAACTGCCCACTTTTCGTTTGAAAAAGGAAGAGACATGATGGATTTCGACTATATCTACGCCCCCATAAAAGATGATTATACCATAGATATAAAATTTGTTAAAGATACCGTTGAAGATGAAGAAATAGATGGAATTGTTGGAATTGCAGGAACAACAGAGTTAGGAACTATCGATAATATTGAAAAGTTAAGCAATATCTCCAAAGAGCATAACATCTACCTCCACGTAGATGCAGCGTTTGGGGGGTTAGTAATTCCCTTCTTGGAGGAAAAATATAAAAGAAAAAATATTAGCTACAAATTTGATTTTTCACTGGGAGTGGATTCAATAACAATAGATCCACACAAAATGGGACACTGTCCAATTCCCTGCGGGGGTATACTGTTCAAAAATGAAACTTACAGATCTTATTTAGATGTAAACGCTCCATATTTGACTGAAACAAAACAAGCAACAATCTTGGGAACAAGAGTTGGCTTTGGAGGGGCTTGCACCTACGCTGTTTTGAAACTTTTAGGAAGAGAAGGGCAAAGAAAGATAGTGAGTAAGTGTATGGATAACACCCTCTACCTTAGTAAAAAGTTGAAAGAGAATGGATTCGAGACCGTTATAAACCCTATATTAAATATTGTTGCAATTAGAGATGAAAACTACAAGGAAACATGTAAAAATCTCAAAGATAGAGGGATATATGTTTCAATTTGCAACTGTGTTGAAGCATTGAGAGTTGTTATCATGCCCCACATAAAAAAAGAGCACATTGACAACTTCATAGAACAATTATGTGAAGTTAAAAAGAACTAA
- a CDS encoding 50S ribosomal protein L31e, translated as MEERIYTIPLRDVINRSVRNKRAPRAIRKIRQFLKRHMKAEIVKIDSELNEKIWERGIQKPPARVRVKAVKEGNVVIATLAE; from the coding sequence ATGGAAGAAAGAATCTACACTATACCTTTGAGAGACGTTATAAATAGATCAGTTAGAAACAAGAGAGCTCCAAGAGCAATAAGAAAGATAAGACAGTTCTTAAAAAGACATATGAAAGCAGAAATTGTTAAGATAGACAGTGAATTAAACGAAAAAATTTGGGAGAGAGGCATTCAAAAACCACCTGCAAGAGTAAGAGTTAAAGCAGTTAAAGAAGGAAATGTTGTAATTGCAACATTAGCAGAATAA